The following proteins come from a genomic window of Notolabrus celidotus isolate fNotCel1 unplaced genomic scaffold, fNotCel1.pri scaffold_194_arrow_ctg1, whole genome shotgun sequence:
- the LOC117808976 gene encoding LOW QUALITY PROTEIN: uncharacterized protein LOC117808976 (The sequence of the model RefSeq protein was modified relative to this genomic sequence to represent the inferred CDS: inserted 2 bases in 1 codon) produces MLLFLFPQCVCREAPYRVPTASRSSRSNRSSRSSRSSRFSSGHRSSRSTGPAVQQVQQWPHRSGPAGSAVASGPAGPAVQQVQQWPQVQQNGLGLMPACQSQTFPHAGPGSPTXTPAQQGGLACGQAASQSSCMFNQHFSSGPAGGDVLALSGSVGLRGADETLDQSPPQGSCYFQWSHSEPVVGTSAIIQENANISPLTAPPTMPSSEHALQHFLDCHRPTEVNMFHSG; encoded by the exons ATGCTCCTGTTTCTTTTTCCCCAATGTGTCTGCAGGGAAGCCCCCTACAGAGTGCCCACAGCCAGCAGGTCCAGCAGGTCCAACAGGTCCAGCAGGTCCAGCAGGTCCAGCAGGTTCAGCAGTGGCCACAGGTCCAGCAGGTCCACAGGTCCAGCAGTCCAACAGGTTCAGCAGTGGCCGCATAGGTCAGGTCCAGCAGGTTCAGCAGTGGCCTCAGGTCCAGCAGGTCCAGCAGTCCAGCAGGTCCAGCAGTGGCCACAGGTCCAGCAGAACGGACTCGGACTGATGCCGGCGTGCCAAAGCCAAACGTTCCCCCATGCCGGTCCTGGATCTCCGAC GACCCCCGCTCAGCAAGGGGGCCTGGCATGTGGTCAGGCAGCTTCTCAGAGCAGCTGCATGTTCAACCAGCACTTTTCCTCCGGTCCAGCGGGGGGCGACGTTCTAGCTCTCTCAGGGTCTGTGGGCCTGAGGGGGGCAGACGAGACTCTGGATCAGAGTCCTCCTCAAGGTTCCTGCTACTTCCAGTGGAGTCACAGCGAGCCGGTGGTGGGGACGTCGGCCATAATCCAGGAGAACGCCAACATCAGCCCTCTGACGGCTCCGCCCACCATGCCCTCCTCCGAGCACGCTCTGCAGCACTTCCTGGACTGCCACAGACCCACAGAGGTCAACATGTTCCACT CAGGATGA